One genomic segment of Centropristis striata isolate RG_2023a ecotype Rhode Island chromosome 13, C.striata_1.0, whole genome shotgun sequence includes these proteins:
- the limd2 gene encoding LIM domain-containing protein 2 isoform X2 yields MDTRSTSEEKPVHRSKSFSFKTPKEVCSSCDKTVYPMERLVANNLVFHSTCFCCKHCNAKLSLGTFAALQGEFYCKPHFQQLFKSKGNYDEGFGRKQHKELWASKDTDTITKSA; encoded by the exons GACACCAGAAGCACCTCTGAAGAGAAACCTGTCCACCGATCTAAG TCTTTCAGCTTTAAGACCCCAAAGGAAGTGTGTTCATCATGTGACAAGACGGTGTACCCAATGGAGAGATTGGTTGCCAACAACCTTGTCTTCCATTCAACATGCTTCTGCTGCAAGCACTGCAACGCCAAGCTAAG CCTTGGCACCTTCGCAGCTCTTCAAGGTGAATTTTACTGTAAACCTCACTTCCAGCAGCTGTTCAAAAGCAAAGGCAACTACGACGAGGGCTTCGGACGCAAACAGCACAAAGAGCTCTGGGCCTCCAAGGATACAGATACTATAACAAAGTCGGCATAA
- the limd2 gene encoding LIM domain-containing protein 2 isoform X1, with protein MEVFWCRQAKDTRSTSEEKPVHRSKSFSFKTPKEVCSSCDKTVYPMERLVANNLVFHSTCFCCKHCNAKLSLGTFAALQGEFYCKPHFQQLFKSKGNYDEGFGRKQHKELWASKDTDTITKSA; from the exons GACACCAGAAGCACCTCTGAAGAGAAACCTGTCCACCGATCTAAG TCTTTCAGCTTTAAGACCCCAAAGGAAGTGTGTTCATCATGTGACAAGACGGTGTACCCAATGGAGAGATTGGTTGCCAACAACCTTGTCTTCCATTCAACATGCTTCTGCTGCAAGCACTGCAACGCCAAGCTAAG CCTTGGCACCTTCGCAGCTCTTCAAGGTGAATTTTACTGTAAACCTCACTTCCAGCAGCTGTTCAAAAGCAAAGGCAACTACGACGAGGGCTTCGGACGCAAACAGCACAAAGAGCTCTGGGCCTCCAAGGATACAGATACTATAACAAAGTCGGCATAA